One window of the Acidimicrobiia bacterium genome contains the following:
- a CDS encoding mannosyltransferase family protein: MASKVEAPPASGRPASGNEATTSVEAAVPPRWRDDARHVLVPWLVARVVVVGSLAVSRYLFTNIGHGRRPVALGQGLFAWDAAFYRSIAEHGYRSFDGSLRFFPLVPVVTRIVGWVTGDAVALVLVANASAFVLAVLLARLVRRDLHDEVAVDRAVWLVAIAPSAAVLVLGYAEATFMALAVATFLGLRSRRWWVAALCGYLAGLTRPLGALLTIGAAVEAGRGWRGASTRERIERSIAVVAPAAGTGTFLAWVGARYGDWLEPLHLQQRGIARGGFLDPARALWHSAQELLGRHHVGTGLHFVWALGFLALLVVVARRLPASYTAFAGTGLLLVLSSHNLDSLERYALSLFPLVVAGAVLIRSESVARPVLLLSVAGLVGYSVLAFFGVYVP; this comes from the coding sequence ATGGCGAGCAAGGTCGAGGCGCCGCCGGCGAGCGGACGCCCGGCTTCGGGCAACGAGGCGACCACGAGCGTCGAGGCCGCCGTTCCGCCGCGCTGGCGCGACGACGCGCGGCACGTTCTCGTCCCGTGGCTCGTCGCGCGCGTCGTCGTCGTCGGTTCGCTCGCGGTCTCCCGCTACCTGTTCACGAACATCGGCCACGGCCGGCGTCCGGTCGCGCTCGGCCAGGGGCTGTTCGCGTGGGACGCCGCGTTCTACCGGTCCATCGCCGAGCACGGCTACCGCTCGTTCGACGGCAGCCTGCGGTTCTTCCCGCTCGTACCCGTCGTCACGCGGATCGTCGGCTGGGTCACCGGCGATGCGGTCGCGCTCGTGCTCGTCGCCAACGCGAGCGCGTTCGTGCTCGCGGTGCTGCTCGCGCGGCTCGTCCGGCGCGACCTGCACGACGAGGTCGCGGTCGACCGCGCCGTGTGGCTCGTGGCGATCGCGCCCTCCGCCGCGGTCCTCGTGCTCGGATACGCCGAGGCGACGTTCATGGCGCTCGCGGTCGCCACGTTCCTCGGGCTCCGCAGTCGCCGGTGGTGGGTCGCGGCGCTGTGCGGATATCTCGCCGGGCTCACGCGGCCGCTCGGTGCGCTCCTCACGATCGGGGCCGCCGTCGAGGCCGGGCGCGGGTGGCGCGGCGCGAGCACGCGAGAGCGGATCGAGCGTTCGATCGCGGTCGTCGCGCCCGCCGCGGGGACGGGGACGTTCCTCGCGTGGGTCGGCGCGCGCTACGGGGACTGGCTCGAGCCCCTGCACCTCCAGCAGCGCGGGATCGCGCGCGGGGGGTTCCTCGACCCGGCCCGTGCGCTCTGGCACTCCGCGCAGGAGCTGCTCGGCCGCCACCATGTCGGGACCGGCCTGCACTTCGTGTGGGCGCTCGGGTTCCTCGCGCTGCTGGTCGTCGTCGCCCGCCGGCTGCCCGCCTCGTACACGGCGTTCGCCGGGACCGGGCTCCTGCTCGTCCTGTCGTCGCACAACCTCGACTCGCTGGAGCGGTACGCGCTCTCCCTGTTCCCGCTGGTCGTCGCCGGGGCGGTGCTGATCCGGAGCGAGTCGGTCGCGCGGCCGGTGCTGCTGCTGTCGGTCGCGGGCCTCGTCGGCTACTCCGTGCTGGCCTTCTTCGGCGTGTACGTGCCCTGA
- a CDS encoding glycosyltransferase family 2 protein — MRTEPTTRPGSTAVAGAAGSPLGRTLVLIPAYNEAEALPAVLDELARERPDLDVLVVSDGSTDGTARVARAAGVAVVELPFNLGIGGALRTGFRYAVDHGYDAAVQFDADGQHDPHAVQRLLDAVASGADLVIGSRFIAGGAPTYRVGRVRRIAMRGLQRVVRVLVGREFTDTSSGFRGFSSAMLSFFALNYPVEYMDSVEALVLAVNAGYDVREIAVDMRGRTGGAPSTRGWRLAYYYARLLVVLLTSYTRPGHRPQVARLEPASARALDGGAR; from the coding sequence ATGCGCACCGAACCGACGACGCGGCCGGGCTCGACGGCGGTCGCCGGAGCCGCCGGCTCCCCGCTCGGGCGCACGCTCGTCCTCATCCCGGCGTACAACGAGGCCGAGGCGCTGCCGGCCGTGCTCGACGAGCTCGCCCGCGAGCGGCCCGACCTCGACGTGCTCGTCGTGTCCGACGGGTCGACCGACGGCACCGCCCGGGTGGCCCGGGCCGCCGGTGTTGCCGTCGTCGAGCTGCCCTTCAACCTCGGGATCGGCGGCGCGCTGCGCACCGGGTTCCGCTATGCCGTCGATCACGGCTACGACGCGGCCGTCCAGTTCGACGCCGACGGTCAGCACGACCCGCACGCGGTCCAGCGGCTGCTCGACGCCGTCGCGTCGGGCGCCGACCTCGTCATCGGGAGCCGCTTCATCGCGGGAGGCGCGCCGACGTACCGCGTCGGCCGCGTCCGCCGGATCGCGATGCGGGGGCTACAGCGCGTCGTCCGCGTGCTCGTCGGCCGGGAGTTCACGGACACGAGCTCCGGGTTCCGCGGCTTCTCGTCGGCGATGCTGTCGTTCTTCGCGCTGAACTACCCGGTCGAGTACATGGACTCGGTCGAGGCGCTCGTCCTCGCGGTCAACGCGGGCTACGACGTGCGCGAGATCGCGGTCGACATGCGCGGCCGGACCGGTGGTGCGCCGTCGACGCGCGGATGGCGCCTGGCGTACTACTACGCGCGCCTGCTCGTCGTGCTGCTCACCTCCTACACCCGTCCCGGACACCGGCCGCAGGTGGCACGACTCGAACCCGCGTCCGCGCGCGCGCTCGACGGAGGTGCGCGATGA
- a CDS encoding acyltransferase: MIERLGDQPVAETAAPAKRAHFRCLDAYRAIGMLMILLFHAHFYALAHKMGVLGPVFGRFDVALPFFFVLSGFLLFRPYVVALLADRPPASAARFYRNRAIRIFPAYWFALLGAVLLFDVRFHSVGEFLTFAFVLQIYRSSLVFGSRFQPIYQSWSIATEIGFYLLLPLLAWGLRRAVAGRDDRVKITGCVALVAALYVVGTAFRAAVVAFHPSWQGSAVLSVGAWLDIFAIGMILAVASAWHAHTGRHVTVLEWLSHHIVVSWALAAVFFWITTRFAPPKQPLVFHGTEYVARYFLYGLVSFFFLVPGMIGDQGVGRIRGVLGSRVLTFLGTISLGFYLFHVGFLGRAQAWTGAGAFQASFVEEVAIAVPLTLVAGTVSYFLVERPALRWKGDRRSRRAPARRRAPAGT; the protein is encoded by the coding sequence ATGATCGAGCGCCTCGGGGACCAACCGGTTGCGGAGACCGCGGCGCCCGCGAAGCGTGCCCACTTCCGATGCCTCGACGCGTACCGCGCGATCGGGATGCTGATGATCCTGCTGTTCCACGCGCACTTCTACGCGCTCGCGCACAAGATGGGCGTCCTCGGCCCCGTGTTCGGGCGCTTCGACGTCGCCCTGCCGTTCTTCTTCGTGCTCTCGGGCTTCCTGCTGTTCCGGCCCTACGTCGTGGCCCTGCTCGCGGACCGTCCGCCGGCCTCGGCGGCCCGCTTCTACCGCAACCGTGCGATCCGCATCTTCCCGGCGTACTGGTTCGCGCTCCTCGGGGCCGTGCTGCTCTTCGACGTGCGCTTCCACAGCGTCGGCGAGTTCCTGACCTTCGCGTTCGTCCTGCAGATCTACCGGTCGTCGCTCGTGTTCGGCTCACGGTTCCAACCCATCTACCAGTCATGGAGCATCGCGACGGAGATCGGCTTCTACCTGCTGCTCCCGCTGCTCGCCTGGGGACTGCGCCGTGCCGTCGCGGGGCGTGACGACCGCGTGAAGATCACCGGGTGCGTCGCGCTCGTCGCCGCGTTGTACGTCGTCGGCACCGCCTTCCGTGCGGCCGTCGTCGCGTTCCACCCGAGCTGGCAGGGGAGCGCGGTGCTGAGCGTGGGCGCGTGGCTCGACATCTTCGCGATCGGGATGATCCTCGCCGTCGCGAGCGCGTGGCACGCGCACACCGGACGGCACGTGACCGTGCTCGAGTGGCTCTCGCACCACATCGTCGTGTCGTGGGCGCTCGCGGCCGTGTTCTTCTGGATCACGACGCGCTTCGCGCCGCCGAAGCAACCCCTCGTCTTCCACGGGACCGAGTACGTCGCGCGCTACTTCCTCTACGGGCTGGTGTCGTTCTTCTTCCTCGTGCCCGGCATGATCGGCGACCAGGGCGTCGGCCGGATCCGGGGCGTGCTCGGCAGCCGGGTCCTCACCTTCCTCGGCACGATCTCGCTCGGCTTCTACCTGTTCCACGTCGGGTTCCTCGGACGCGCGCAGGCGTGGACGGGCGCGGGCGCGTTCCAGGCGAGCTTCGTCGAAGAGGTCGCGATCGCGGTGCCGCTCACACTCGTCGCCGGAACCGTCAGCTACTTCCTCGTCGAGCGGCCGGCGCTGCGCTGGAAGGGTGACCGGCGATCGCGGCGCGCGCCGGCACGGCGCCGAGCGCCGGCAGGCACGTAA
- a CDS encoding glycosyltransferase family 39 protein, which produces MRIADDRTDTTDPETASEPTPRRARAYRIPHFSAWLTVVTLGGLALRLTFTWFGRRHQPIGKLTDNRWYWAAGKMIATGWGFGNPFVWGGQHRYVPSAGHPPVYPVFLGTLSWLGIETPFEQRLGSCVLGAVAIVFLALAAREIAGDIAGMIAAVLAALYANLWINDAALLSETPYVVLISLFLWSAIRCWKRPTWGRFAWMSLWIGLASLTRSEAIFLYPLAVVPIALRIPNASWSRRLKMVGVAALTAAIVIGPWVIYNNTGRFKHHIFIVTGSGVAMTFGDCDAGYSGTYLGYWSWTCGIKGFQNTDDETVLDTEARKEAQHYVRTHLGELPKVTAARVGRLFQVYRVRQSIQFDTFFERRGRWPSRIALWQYYPITLLAIAGAVVMWRRKLPISPWVALTISVIVAAALTFGVTRYRAGFDAAAVVLAAVALDAAIRWTRRRLGAENADEGLTLGSARS; this is translated from the coding sequence GTGCGCATCGCCGACGATCGCACCGACACGACCGACCCCGAGACCGCCTCCGAGCCCACGCCGCGGCGCGCCCGCGCGTACCGCATCCCGCACTTCTCGGCCTGGCTGACCGTCGTCACGTTGGGCGGCCTCGCGCTCCGGCTCACGTTCACGTGGTTCGGGCGACGCCACCAGCCGATCGGGAAGCTCACCGACAACCGCTGGTACTGGGCGGCCGGGAAGATGATCGCGACGGGCTGGGGCTTCGGGAACCCGTTCGTGTGGGGCGGTCAGCACCGTTACGTCCCGAGCGCGGGCCATCCACCCGTGTACCCCGTGTTCCTCGGCACGTTGTCGTGGCTCGGGATCGAGACGCCGTTCGAGCAACGGCTCGGGTCGTGCGTGCTCGGCGCGGTCGCGATCGTGTTCCTCGCGCTCGCCGCCCGCGAGATCGCGGGCGACATCGCGGGGATGATCGCCGCCGTCCTCGCCGCCCTGTACGCGAACCTCTGGATCAACGACGCCGCGCTCCTGTCCGAGACGCCGTACGTCGTGTTGATCTCGCTGTTCCTGTGGTCCGCGATCCGGTGCTGGAAGCGGCCGACGTGGGGACGGTTCGCGTGGATGAGCCTCTGGATCGGGCTCGCGTCGCTGACGCGGTCGGAGGCGATCTTCCTCTACCCGCTGGCGGTCGTGCCGATCGCGCTGCGCATCCCGAACGCGTCGTGGTCGCGCCGGCTCAAGATGGTCGGCGTCGCCGCGCTGACCGCGGCGATCGTCATCGGACCCTGGGTGATCTACAACAACACGGGCCGGTTCAAGCACCACATCTTCATCGTGACCGGATCGGGCGTCGCGATGACCTTCGGCGACTGCGACGCCGGGTACTCGGGGACATACCTCGGGTACTGGTCGTGGACGTGCGGGATCAAGGGCTTCCAGAACACCGATGACGAGACCGTCCTCGACACCGAGGCACGCAAGGAGGCCCAGCACTACGTCCGCACGCACCTCGGCGAGCTCCCCAAGGTGACCGCTGCACGCGTCGGCCGGCTGTTCCAGGTCTACCGCGTCCGCCAGAGCATCCAGTTCGACACGTTCTTCGAACGGCGGGGACGCTGGCCGTCGCGCATCGCGCTCTGGCAGTACTACCCGATCACGCTGTTGGCGATCGCGGGTGCGGTCGTGATGTGGCGGCGCAAGCTACCGATCAGCCCGTGGGTCGCGCTGACGATCTCCGTGATCGTCGCGGCCGCGCTGACGTTCGGCGTCACGCGATATCGGGCCGGCTTCGACGCGGCCGCGGTGGTGCTCGCGGCCGTCGCGCTCGACGCCGCGATCCGGTGGACGCGGCGACGGCTCGGTGCCGAGAACGCCGACGAAGGGCTCACACTCGGGAGCGCCAGATCGTGA
- a CDS encoding glycosyltransferase family 39 protein: protein MSDTLAVDRDTRVAASRAARRAEEIPPPVRPLRDATRTFVIGLVVIALVALAIRLYFVLVGYDYYRIGGDAIYYHRQAWTVADGNWFIDPLRFASSHGRVRAPAAANPPLYTLYLAVVSRLGFWSVTAHRVASTFLGTGAVIGIGLTGRKVVNERVGLIAAAIAAVYANLWINDGMLLSESMAALTVAFLLLAAYTFWFRPTTRNAILLGVAFGLAANSRSEILFIGPLVAVFLLWGMRRRLGLARCFRLLVVTGLVMAALIAPWVIYNLSRFQKPVYMSDSYGSVLSAASCDQTYHGKYEGWYFNCHDVIGRKGTIPGDASERDAVVRHEAVTYIKHHLNRLPVVMAARVGRLWGVWRPRQTEWFEAEIEGRTLLASRLAADTTWVLVPLAIAGLVIFKRRGLPISPIVVPIVVVTASAAMTFGVLRYRVSAEPGIVIAGATTIEAVVAGLVARRRARRDDTPATPGPAVAR, encoded by the coding sequence GTGAGCGACACGCTCGCGGTCGACCGCGACACGAGGGTCGCGGCGAGCCGTGCGGCGCGCCGGGCAGAGGAGATCCCGCCGCCGGTACGGCCGCTGCGCGACGCGACCCGCACGTTCGTGATCGGGCTCGTCGTCATCGCGCTCGTCGCGCTCGCGATCCGTCTGTACTTCGTGCTCGTCGGCTACGACTACTACCGGATCGGTGGTGACGCGATCTACTACCACCGCCAGGCGTGGACGGTCGCGGACGGCAACTGGTTCATCGACCCGTTGCGGTTCGCGTCGAGTCACGGCCGCGTCCGCGCGCCGGCGGCCGCGAACCCGCCGCTGTACACGCTCTACCTCGCGGTCGTCTCGCGACTCGGGTTCTGGAGCGTCACCGCGCACCGCGTCGCGTCGACCTTCCTCGGTACGGGCGCGGTCATCGGCATCGGCCTGACCGGCCGGAAGGTCGTCAACGAGCGTGTCGGGCTGATCGCGGCCGCGATCGCGGCCGTCTACGCGAACCTCTGGATCAACGACGGCATGCTGCTGTCGGAGTCGATGGCCGCGCTCACGGTCGCGTTCCTGCTGCTCGCCGCGTACACGTTCTGGTTCCGGCCGACGACGCGGAACGCGATCTTGCTCGGCGTCGCGTTCGGTCTCGCGGCGAACAGCCGCAGCGAGATCCTCTTCATCGGCCCGCTCGTCGCGGTGTTCCTGCTCTGGGGGATGCGGCGGCGACTCGGGCTGGCGCGTTGCTTCCGGCTGCTCGTCGTCACGGGGCTCGTCATGGCCGCGTTGATCGCGCCGTGGGTGATCTACAACCTGAGCCGGTTCCAGAAGCCCGTGTACATGAGCGACAGCTACGGGTCCGTGCTGTCCGCGGCGAGCTGCGACCAGACGTACCACGGCAAGTACGAGGGCTGGTACTTCAACTGCCACGACGTGATCGGCCGCAAGGGCACGATCCCCGGCGACGCGTCCGAGCGTGACGCCGTCGTCCGCCACGAGGCGGTCACGTACATCAAGCACCATCTGAACCGGCTCCCGGTCGTGATGGCCGCCCGGGTCGGGCGCCTGTGGGGCGTCTGGCGACCCAGGCAGACGGAGTGGTTCGAGGCCGAGATCGAGGGCCGCACGCTCCTCGCGTCGCGGCTCGCCGCCGACACGACGTGGGTGCTCGTGCCCCTCGCGATCGCCGGTCTCGTGATCTTCAAGCGCCGCGGGCTCCCGATCTCCCCGATCGTGGTGCCGATCGTCGTCGTGACGGCCTCGGCCGCCATGACGTTCGGCGTGCTCCGGTATCGCGTCAGCGCCGAGCCGGGCATCGTGATCGCCGGCGCGACGACGATCGAAGCCGTCGTCGCCGGCCTCGTCGCGCGGCGCCGTGCCCGTCGCGACGACACGCCGGCCACGCCCGGCCCGGCGGTCGCTCGGTAG
- a CDS encoding DUF2304 domain-containing protein, protein MSLRAHISILLLALLTLGFILQLVRRHRLKAKYSVLWVSLGLGLAILASAPMLLERFSDLVGIKTPAFTFLLMAITFLLVLALHFSWELSRLEDRTRALAEECALLRERVERAAPEREAETLLRSAGNGTTDHEHLVGDERRAETPERPREPQQGGTAGAQQAP, encoded by the coding sequence ATGAGCCTGCGCGCGCACATCTCCATCCTGCTGCTCGCGCTGCTCACGCTCGGGTTCATCCTGCAGCTCGTCCGCCGTCACCGGCTCAAGGCGAAGTACTCGGTGCTGTGGGTGTCGCTCGGACTCGGGCTCGCGATCCTCGCGTCGGCCCCGATGCTGCTCGAGCGCTTCTCGGACCTCGTCGGCATCAAGACGCCGGCATTCACGTTCCTGCTCATGGCGATCACGTTCCTGCTCGTGCTCGCGCTCCACTTCTCGTGGGAGCTCTCCCGGCTCGAGGACCGGACGCGCGCGCTCGCGGAGGAGTGCGCGCTGCTGCGCGAGCGCGTCGAGCGGGCCGCCCCGGAGCGCGAGGCCGAGACGTTGCTGAGGTCAGCGGGGAACGGGACGACCGATCACGAGCATCTCGTCGGCGACGAACGGCGCGCCGAGACGCCCGAGCGTCCGCGTGAACCACAGCAGGGTGGTACCGCCGGCGCGCAGCAGGCGCCCTGA
- a CDS encoding DUF3473 domain-containing protein, producing MRITFTLDVEDHRDDIATDPRHLASTREVLEFLGERGVRGTFFLVGDVVDEDPGLVRAIAADGHELAVHGHRHVALPELTADGFRPGIADVKARLEDLAQQPVVGYRAPMFSLVPSTRWALDVLAGLGFTYSASVLPIRHPLFGDPTCPAGAFRWPNGIVELPCPVLRRGRAGFPFLAGVWLRNLPWPAIRTGMQLLTDCTVAWTYAHPYDFDPDEPFRVLPEAGRVGSRLIWRRRSVMFDRVDRVLSGRSAPPLRERVASLPDDLPVLARVAA from the coding sequence ATGCGCATCACGTTCACGCTCGACGTCGAGGATCACCGCGACGACATCGCGACGGACCCGCGCCATCTCGCCTCGACACGCGAGGTCCTCGAGTTCCTCGGTGAGCGCGGCGTGCGCGGCACCTTCTTCCTCGTCGGCGACGTCGTCGACGAGGACCCCGGGCTCGTGCGCGCAATCGCGGCCGACGGCCACGAGCTGGCGGTCCACGGCCACCGGCACGTCGCGCTGCCCGAGCTGACCGCCGACGGCTTCCGGCCCGGGATCGCGGACGTCAAGGCACGGCTGGAAGACCTCGCGCAGCAGCCCGTGGTGGGGTACCGGGCGCCGATGTTCTCGCTCGTGCCCTCGACGCGCTGGGCCCTCGATGTCCTCGCCGGGCTCGGCTTCACGTACTCGGCGAGCGTGCTGCCGATCCGTCACCCGCTCTTCGGCGACCCGACGTGCCCGGCCGGTGCGTTCCGGTGGCCGAACGGGATCGTCGAGCTGCCGTGCCCGGTGCTCCGACGCGGCCGGGCGGGCTTCCCCTTCCTCGCCGGGGTCTGGCTGCGGAACCTGCCGTGGCCGGCGATCCGTACCGGCATGCAACTCCTGACCGACTGCACCGTCGCCTGGACCTACGCGCACCCGTACGACTTCGATCCCGACGAGCCGTTCCGCGTGCTGCCCGAGGCCGGCCGGGTCGGGAGCCGGCTGATCTGGCGGCGCCGGTCGGTGATGTTCGACCGCGTCGACCGCGTGCTCTCGGGACGCAGCGCGCCGCCGCTGCGCGAACGCGTCGCATCGCTGCCGGACGATCTGCCCGTCCTCGCGAGGGTGGCCGCGTGA
- a CDS encoding bifunctional glycosyltransferase/class I SAM-dependent methyltransferase, whose amino-acid sequence MERKRIGVLVVAYNASSTLAKVLDRIPRDFVHRIDSVLICDNASEDSTYLVGLGYKQVCGDLPITVLRQPRNLGYGGNQKTGYQWAIDEDLDIVVLLHADGQYAPELLPEIVAPLERGEADAVFGSRMMNRGDALRGGMPLYKYVGNRILTTVENSLVGMDLSEWHSGYRAYSVATLREVPFTRLSDDYDFDTGIILQLHEAGKRIVELPIPTFYGDEISYVNGVRYAKDIVREVLRYRAHKAGLGTGETAFATPAAEWEQGTEATQTRIIAWLAPRPASRILDLACGDGALGARLRRCGHQVVGVDAEERPGVADRLDKFVAADVDQGIPADVGDGFDTVIVGHALEEVRDPERLLADVRRLMQPHGTAIVAVSNFAHWYPRVRTVAGRFDYDRQGILDRSHLRFFTRRSFERLARDTGFSARRRAVSGVPFETLPPPLTRAGARARRCAQLTDRFGATTWPSLFGFELLYELDPARPC is encoded by the coding sequence GTGGAGCGCAAGCGGATCGGCGTCCTCGTCGTCGCGTACAACGCGTCGTCGACGCTCGCGAAGGTCCTCGACAGGATCCCACGCGACTTCGTGCACCGGATCGACTCGGTGCTCATCTGTGACAACGCCAGCGAGGACTCCACGTACCTCGTGGGGCTGGGCTACAAGCAGGTGTGCGGCGATCTGCCGATCACCGTCCTCCGCCAGCCGCGCAACCTCGGGTACGGCGGCAACCAGAAGACGGGCTACCAGTGGGCGATCGACGAGGACCTCGACATCGTCGTGCTGCTCCACGCCGACGGTCAGTACGCGCCCGAGCTCCTGCCCGAGATCGTCGCGCCCCTCGAGCGCGGCGAGGCCGACGCGGTGTTCGGGTCGCGGATGATGAACCGCGGCGACGCGCTCCGAGGCGGCATGCCGCTCTACAAGTACGTCGGCAATCGCATCCTGACGACAGTGGAGAACTCGCTCGTCGGCATGGACCTCAGCGAGTGGCACAGCGGGTATCGCGCGTACAGCGTTGCGACGCTGCGCGAGGTCCCGTTCACGAGGCTGTCCGACGACTACGACTTCGACACCGGGATCATCCTGCAGCTCCACGAGGCCGGGAAGAGGATCGTCGAGCTGCCGATCCCGACCTTCTACGGCGACGAGATCTCGTACGTCAACGGTGTCCGCTACGCGAAGGACATCGTGCGGGAGGTCTTGCGCTACCGCGCGCACAAGGCCGGGCTCGGGACCGGCGAGACCGCGTTCGCGACGCCGGCCGCGGAGTGGGAGCAGGGGACCGAGGCCACACAGACCCGGATCATCGCGTGGCTCGCGCCGCGGCCCGCGAGCCGGATCCTCGATCTCGCGTGCGGCGACGGCGCGCTCGGCGCGCGGCTGCGTCGGTGTGGTCACCAGGTCGTCGGCGTCGACGCCGAGGAGCGTCCCGGCGTCGCGGACCGGCTCGACAAGTTCGTCGCGGCCGACGTCGATCAGGGCATCCCGGCCGACGTGGGCGACGGGTTCGACACGGTCATCGTCGGTCATGCGCTCGAGGAGGTCCGTGACCCCGAGCGTCTCCTGGCCGACGTCCGCCGGCTGATGCAGCCCCACGGCACGGCGATCGTGGCCGTCTCGAACTTCGCGCACTGGTACCCGCGTGTGCGGACCGTCGCCGGCCGGTTCGACTACGACCGCCAGGGAATCCTCGACCGGTCGCATCTCCGGTTCTTCACGCGCCGCAGCTTCGAGCGCCTCGCGCGCGACACCGGGTTCAGCGCCCGACGCCGGGCGGTGTCAGGTGTGCCGTTCGAGACGCTGCCCCCGCCGCTCACACGCGCGGGCGCGCGGGCGCGGCGGTGCGCACAGCTGACGGACCGGTTCGGCGCGACGACCTGGCCCTCGCTGTTCGGGTTCGAGCTGCTCTACGAGCTCGATCCGGCCCGTCCCTGCTGA
- a CDS encoding NAD(P)/FAD-dependent oxidoreductase, translating into MTNQEATSSTSTTVDDPASRECQVVIIGAGPAGLTAAYMLMKRGYSSTVLEADDVVGGISRTVERDGWRFDIGGHRFFTKVKPVDDLWFEILGEDEFLRRPRMSRIFYRGKLFDYPIVPLQALKTLGLVEAVRCGGSYLWVRVKPPKDQEHLEGFYARRFGWRLYQHFFKTYTEKVWGVPVSELSADWGAQRVKDLSLFKALWEGLKPKSMKARRDKSKQVTSLIEEFNYPKYGPGQMWEKATDLVTAAGTKVVFNSKVTAVHHRNGRAYAVTAETDGVPSRYDCTDVVSSMPMSALVKAMDPPPPADVLTAANDLRYRDFMTVALVVPEEYSFPDNWIYIHDPDVKVGRIQNFGRWSPYLVKDGRTCLGLEFFVTEGDEMWTKPDDELIEQAKRELHHLGLADASRVEAGYVVRVPKAYPHYDDHYKHNVDVMREWIAQHCSNVYPVGRNGMHKYNNQDHSMYTAMLSVENILGAHHDVWSVNVEQEYHEEGDEEGDGTAESGTGRAAPVIPRRVSDASSS; encoded by the coding sequence ATGACCAACCAGGAAGCGACGTCCTCGACCTCGACCACCGTGGACGACCCCGCGTCGCGAGAGTGCCAGGTGGTGATCATCGGCGCGGGTCCGGCCGGGCTCACCGCCGCCTACATGCTCATGAAGCGCGGCTACTCGTCGACGGTCCTCGAGGCGGACGACGTCGTCGGCGGCATCAGCCGGACGGTCGAGCGCGACGGGTGGCGCTTCGACATCGGCGGACACCGCTTCTTCACGAAGGTCAAGCCGGTCGACGACCTCTGGTTCGAGATCCTCGGCGAGGACGAGTTCCTGCGCCGTCCCCGGATGAGCCGCATCTTCTACCGGGGGAAGCTGTTCGACTACCCGATCGTGCCCCTGCAGGCACTGAAGACGCTCGGGCTCGTCGAGGCGGTGCGCTGCGGCGGGTCGTACCTGTGGGTCCGGGTCAAGCCGCCGAAGGACCAGGAGCACCTCGAGGGCTTCTACGCGCGTCGCTTCGGATGGCGTCTCTACCAGCACTTCTTCAAGACGTACACGGAGAAGGTCTGGGGCGTGCCGGTCTCCGAGCTGTCGGCCGACTGGGGCGCGCAGCGCGTCAAGGACCTCTCGCTGTTCAAGGCGCTGTGGGAGGGCCTCAAGCCGAAGTCGATGAAGGCCCGGCGGGACAAGTCGAAGCAGGTGACGAGCCTGATCGAGGAGTTCAACTACCCGAAGTACGGGCCCGGTCAGATGTGGGAGAAGGCGACCGACCTCGTGACGGCAGCAGGGACGAAGGTCGTCTTCAACAGCAAGGTCACCGCGGTCCACCACCGCAATGGACGCGCGTACGCGGTCACCGCCGAGACGGACGGCGTCCCGAGCCGTTACGACTGCACCGACGTCGTCTCGTCCATGCCGATGAGCGCGCTGGTCAAGGCGATGGACCCGCCGCCCCCCGCCGACGTCCTCACGGCTGCGAACGACCTCCGCTACCGCGACTTCATGACTGTGGCGCTCGTCGTGCCGGAGGAGTACAGCTTCCCGGACAACTGGATCTACATCCACGACCCGGACGTGAAGGTGGGGCGCATCCAGAACTTCGGGCGCTGGTCGCCGTACCTCGTGAAGGACGGGCGGACCTGTCTCGGCCTCGAGTTCTTCGTGACCGAGGGCGACGAGATGTGGACCAAGCCCGACGACGAGCTGATCGAGCAGGCCAAGCGCGAGCTGCACCACCTCGGTCTCGCCGACGCGTCGCGTGTCGAGGCCGGCTACGTCGTGCGCGTCCCGAAGGCGTATCCGCACTACGACGACCACTACAAGCACAACGTCGACGTGATGCGCGAGTGGATCGCGCAGCACTGCTCGAACGTGTATCCCGTGGGTCGCAACGGGATGCACAAGTACAACAATCAGGATCACTCGATGTACACCGCGATGCTCTCGGTCGAGAACATCCTCGGCGCGCACCACGACGTGTGGAGCGTCAACGTCGAGCAGGAGTACCACGAGGAAGGCGACGAGGAAGGCGACGGCACTGCCGAGTCGGGGACGGGGCGCGCCGCGCCGGTCATCCCGCGCCGCGTCTCGGACGCGTCGTCGTCCTGA